A section of the Schistosoma haematobium chromosome ZW, whole genome shotgun sequence genome encodes:
- the RPA2_1 gene encoding DNA-directed RNA polymerase I subunit rpa2, variant 2 (EggNog:ENOG410VECS~COG:L): MWSSSDYGGSIGTTSDFGGGYMASMSAGTGQKKISYQGTIVPCTCAEIMAANQDGDKFVSSCGIEFSQISVVGIIRSVNESSTRVEYEVDDYTGPCLPVKLFTEDQDNTSSGLQSRPFRELSYVRVHGHVRNFQGVKHVIAFRV, from the exons ATGTGGTCCTCAAGTG ATTATGGTGGTAGTATCGGAACTACAAGTGATTTTGGTGGAGGTTATATGGCGTCTATGAGTGCTGGTACAGGACAAAAG aagATTAGTTACCAGGGCACTATTGTTCCTTGTACGTGTGCCGAAATAATGGCCGCAAATCAAGATGGTGATAAGTTTGTTTCTTCATGTGGAATAGAATTTAGTCAA ATATCAGTTGTTGGGATTATTCGTTCGGTAAATGAGTCAAGCACACGCGTAGAGTATGAGGTCGACGACTACACAGGACCGTGTTTGCCAGTAAAACTTTTTACAGAGGATCAGGATAATACATCATCCGGCCTACAGTCTCGTCCATTTCGCGAATTATCGTATGTACGAGTACATGGTCATGTCCGGAACTTTCAGGGAGTCAAACATGTTATTGCTTTCCGAGTATGA